A part of Actinomycetota bacterium genomic DNA contains:
- the mnmA gene encoding tRNA 2-thiouridine(34) synthase MnmA, with protein sequence MASKGSVLVAMSGGVDSSVAACLLAEQGYEVIGSHMRLVLDGVEHGCCGPAALADAHAVARIGGFPFEIAEMTAEFDRRVIDDFIAEHEAGRTPNPCARCNGEIKFGAFLRRADELGVDMVATGHYVRSDRSADGTWHLRRGADGAKDQSYMLYMLGQGQLARSLFPVGDMPKRQTRAHAERFGLPVATKPDSQELCFAPSGDAGGFVRSRVPALTHPRGEVVDAEGRVLAEHDGTFGFTVGQRRGLGVALGEPAYVLEVDAAHNRVVVGPQELLARGGLLADRPSWIAGGPPADFPFEATVRIRYRGDDVPSLVEATPGGFRVEFREPQRAISPGQAAVVYRGDELLGGGRIVESLR encoded by the coding sequence ATGGCGTCGAAGGGTTCCGTGCTGGTCGCGATGTCGGGCGGTGTCGACTCGTCCGTCGCCGCGTGCCTCCTCGCCGAGCAGGGGTACGAGGTGATCGGGTCGCACATGCGGCTCGTTCTCGACGGAGTCGAGCACGGCTGCTGCGGTCCGGCCGCGCTGGCCGATGCCCATGCGGTGGCGCGGATCGGCGGGTTCCCGTTCGAGATCGCGGAGATGACGGCGGAGTTCGATCGGCGGGTGATCGATGACTTCATCGCCGAGCACGAGGCGGGCCGCACGCCGAACCCGTGCGCCCGGTGCAACGGCGAGATCAAGTTCGGCGCCTTCCTCAGGCGAGCCGACGAGCTCGGCGTCGACATGGTGGCGACCGGGCACTACGTGCGGAGCGACCGGAGCGCGGACGGCACCTGGCATCTCCGCCGCGGGGCGGACGGGGCCAAGGATCAGTCCTACATGCTCTACATGCTGGGGCAGGGCCAGCTCGCGCGGTCGTTGTTCCCCGTGGGCGACATGCCGAAGCGGCAGACGCGGGCGCATGCCGAGCGGTTCGGCCTTCCGGTCGCGACGAAGCCCGACTCGCAGGAACTGTGTTTCGCGCCGAGCGGCGACGCGGGCGGGTTCGTGCGGTCGCGGGTGCCGGCACTCACGCACCCGAGGGGTGAGGTGGTCGACGCCGAGGGTCGAGTCCTCGCCGAGCACGACGGCACGTTCGGGTTCACGGTCGGGCAGCGGCGGGGGCTCGGCGTCGCCCTAGGCGAACCGGCCTACGTGCTCGAGGTCGATGCGGCGCACAACCGCGTCGTCGTAGGGCCGCAGGAGCTCCTGGCACGCGGGGGACTCCTCGCCGACCGGCCGTCATGGATCGCAGGGGGACCGCCCGCCGACTTCCCGTTCGAGGCGACCGTGCGCATCCGCTACCGCGGCGACGACGTCCCCTCGCTGGTGGAAGCGACGCCAGGTGGGTTCCGGGTGGAGTTCCGTGAGCCGCAGCGGGCGATCTCGCCCGGTCAGGCGGCGGTCGTGTACCGGGGCGACGAGCTCCTCGGCGGCGGCCGCATCGTCGAGTCGTTGCGCTGA
- a CDS encoding GrpB family protein, whose product MVIQLLPHDPAWAGLYETAAEEIRRALGPRGLRVEHVGSTAVPGIVAKPTIDVLILVERYDPEAVYRSPLASLGYTHHHRDDVHVLFKGSRGGVAFNVHVVEEGAADASMMIAFRDYLRSHPDEARRYEELKLALAGRHSDATAYAEAKSSYVRKVVRQAGSTRGDAAGT is encoded by the coding sequence ATGGTGATCCAACTGCTGCCGCACGATCCCGCGTGGGCCGGCCTTTACGAGACCGCAGCGGAAGAGATCCGACGGGCGCTCGGTCCGAGGGGTCTGCGTGTCGAGCACGTGGGGTCGACCGCGGTCCCGGGCATCGTGGCGAAGCCGACGATCGACGTCCTCATCCTCGTGGAGCGCTACGACCCGGAGGCCGTCTATCGATCTCCCCTCGCGTCACTCGGCTATACCCATCATCACCGGGACGACGTGCACGTCCTCTTCAAGGGCTCTCGCGGAGGTGTGGCGTTCAACGTGCACGTCGTGGAGGAAGGTGCCGCGGATGCGTCCATGATGATCGCCTTCCGCGACTACCTTCGATCGCATCCCGATGAGGCACGCCGATACGAAGAGCTGAAGCTGGCACTTGCCGGCCGGCACAGCGACGCAACCGCCTACGCTGAAGCGAAATCCTCGTATGTGCGGAAAGTCGTCCGTCAAGCGGGCTCGACGAGGGGAGATGCCGCGGGAACCTAG
- a CDS encoding tetrahydrofolate dehydrogenase/cyclohydrolase catalytic domain-containing protein, which translates to MGATVIDGVALAATLRASIDDELRVLRMSSVTPGLATITVGDDAGAAAYERHVRHLAEGLSYHYVSERLPSTVELPDVLATIGKVNADPRVTGVLVLRPLPEHLPEAVVNATVDPRKDVEGQHPENAGLLALGRPRFVPSTPASCFFLLDAYARSTGADPAGFYEGRTVVVVGRSTSVGKPAQWLALERHATVIATHSRTAASGRLAEATRQADILIVAAGQPGLVTGDMVREGVIAVDVGFHAVPDPATGATRLTGDLDFDSVAAKAEAVTPVPGGVGPITDVWLVGNTLVAAAIAAHVEPRFGTGT; encoded by the coding sequence GTGGGCGCGACCGTGATCGACGGGGTCGCGCTCGCGGCGACGCTCAGGGCGTCGATCGACGACGAACTCCGCGTGCTGCGAATGTCGTCGGTCACCCCCGGGCTCGCGACGATCACGGTGGGCGACGACGCGGGGGCCGCCGCCTACGAGCGCCACGTACGGCATCTCGCCGAGGGGCTGAGCTACCACTACGTGTCGGAACGCCTGCCGTCGACCGTGGAGCTGCCCGACGTGCTCGCCACGATCGGCAAGGTCAACGCCGACCCGCGCGTCACGGGCGTGCTCGTGTTGCGACCGCTCCCGGAGCACCTGCCGGAGGCGGTCGTGAACGCGACGGTCGACCCACGCAAGGACGTCGAGGGGCAGCATCCCGAGAACGCGGGGTTGCTGGCCCTGGGTCGGCCACGCTTCGTGCCGTCGACCCCCGCGTCGTGCTTCTTCCTGCTCGATGCCTACGCGCGGTCGACCGGCGCCGACCCGGCGGGCTTCTACGAGGGTCGCACCGTCGTCGTGGTCGGGCGCTCGACGAGCGTCGGCAAGCCGGCGCAGTGGCTCGCGCTCGAACGTCACGCCACGGTGATCGCCACCCACAGCCGGACGGCGGCATCGGGACGTCTGGCCGAGGCCACCCGCCAGGCCGACATCCTGATCGTCGCCGCCGGTCAGCCGGGGCTCGTGACCGGCGACATGGTCCGTGAGGGCGTGATCGCCGTCGATGTCGGCTTCCACGCGGTTCCGGACCCGGCGACGGGCGCGACGCGGTTGACCGGCGACCTCGACTTCGACTCGGTCGCGGCCAAGGCCGAGGCGGTCACGCCGGTGCCCGGCGGCGTGGGGCCGATCACCGACGTTTGGCTCGTGGGGAACACCCTGGTGGCCGCCGCGATCGCGGCCCACGTGGAACCGCGCTTCGGGACGGGGACCTGA
- the gatC gene encoding Asp-tRNA(Asn)/Glu-tRNA(Gln) amidotransferase subunit GatC, whose amino-acid sequence MPVEIDIDHVAKLARVQLTDDEKARMRDQLAVILEHAAKVGEVAADDVAPTASPIPKVNVFRDDEPEPSLPHDAALANAPASTDGRFLVPKIAETGS is encoded by the coding sequence ATGCCGGTGGAGATCGACATCGACCACGTCGCGAAGCTCGCGCGCGTGCAGCTCACCGACGACGAGAAGGCGCGGATGCGCGACCAGCTGGCCGTGATCCTGGAACACGCCGCGAAGGTCGGGGAGGTCGCCGCGGACGACGTCGCGCCGACGGCCTCGCCGATCCCGAAGGTGAACGTGTTCCGTGACGACGAGCCCGAGCCGAGCCTGCCGCACGACGCCGCCCTCGCGAACGCCCCGGCGTCGACCGACGGGCGGTTCCTCGTGCCGAAGATCGCGGAGACCGGGTCGTGA
- a CDS encoding EamA family transporter: MSDVPHPPTAKVWTILGALYFVWGTTYLGIEKVNETVPTLLGASARFLFAGTVLFAWTSMRTGERTTSKQWRAAGIVGVFLLLGGNALVAVSENMGTPTSIVSLIIALIPLWLAFFDRVVFRAAPLGWKVIVGLVGGFTGAALLVSGSAGAGVPVGGMLVAVAATLCWTVGSLYARGAPLPKAPLLGSGMQQLVGGGVILVVALSIGEGADLDMDAISSSSWLGLAWLIVAGSFVGFSAYLWLLRNVRTTLVSTYAYVNPIVAVTLGVVVLDEALTGRIFLSGAIVLASVALIVSSGSAARQPEDAGDPAAGVAREMAEEHGEPAPSPTGRPEH, encoded by the coding sequence ATGTCCGATGTCCCGCACCCGCCGACCGCGAAGGTCTGGACGATCCTCGGCGCCCTCTACTTCGTGTGGGGCACGACCTACCTCGGCATCGAGAAGGTCAACGAGACGGTGCCGACACTGCTCGGGGCTTCGGCGCGATTCCTGTTCGCCGGCACGGTGCTGTTCGCCTGGACGTCGATGCGCACGGGCGAGCGCACGACCTCGAAGCAGTGGCGGGCCGCCGGCATCGTGGGGGTCTTCCTGCTGCTCGGGGGGAACGCGCTCGTGGCGGTGTCGGAGAACATGGGTACGCCGACGAGCATCGTGTCGTTGATCATCGCGTTGATCCCGCTGTGGCTCGCGTTCTTCGACCGGGTCGTGTTCCGCGCGGCGCCCCTCGGTTGGAAGGTGATCGTGGGACTCGTGGGCGGCTTCACGGGGGCGGCCCTCCTCGTGAGCGGCAGCGCCGGCGCGGGCGTGCCGGTCGGCGGCATGCTCGTCGCGGTCGCCGCCACGCTCTGCTGGACGGTCGGGTCGCTGTACGCGCGCGGGGCGCCGCTTCCGAAGGCGCCGCTGCTCGGCAGCGGCATGCAGCAACTGGTGGGCGGCGGCGTGATCCTCGTCGTCGCGCTCTCGATCGGCGAGGGCGCCGACCTCGATATGGACGCGATCTCCAGCTCGTCGTGGCTCGGCCTCGCGTGGCTGATCGTGGCCGGCTCGTTCGTGGGCTTCAGCGCCTACCTGTGGCTGCTGCGCAACGTGCGTACGACGCTCGTCTCGACGTACGCGTACGTGAACCCGATCGTCGCCGTCACGCTCGGCGTGGTCGTGCTCGACGAGGCCCTCACCGGGCGGATCTTCCTGAGCGGCGCGATCGTGCTGGCGTCGGTCGCGCTGATCGTCTCGTCGGGCAGCGCCGCGCGGCAGCCTGAGGACGCCGGCGACCCGGCCGCGGGCGTCGCCCGAGAGATGGCCGAGGAGCACGGCGAGCCCGCGCCCTCCCCCACGGGTCGACCCGAGCACTGA
- a CDS encoding GrpB family protein, which yields MSLVTLWEADEGWADEFDRIERELRTILGEDAQRVDHIGSTSVPGLLSKDVIDVQVTVVDESLLDRVASMLEQRGWRRRAPVDDHVVPGLSADPSEWQKALFHEPEGRRQAHVHVRVAGRANQRYALIVRDYLRGHPAAAAAYAEVKRGLATLAPDSDAYADAKDPACDLIYRAAEAWATEAGWEPSDHSD from the coding sequence ATGTCCCTTGTCACCTTGTGGGAAGCAGACGAAGGATGGGCCGACGAGTTCGACCGGATCGAGCGCGAACTCCGCACGATCCTCGGCGAGGATGCCCAACGGGTCGATCACATAGGGTCCACGTCCGTGCCCGGCTTGCTGTCAAAGGACGTGATCGACGTTCAGGTCACCGTCGTGGACGAGAGTCTGCTCGACCGGGTCGCTTCGATGTTGGAGCAACGGGGATGGCGACGTCGTGCCCCCGTGGACGACCACGTCGTGCCCGGTCTCTCGGCCGATCCGTCGGAGTGGCAGAAGGCTCTCTTCCATGAGCCGGAAGGCAGACGGCAGGCCCATGTTCATGTGCGTGTGGCAGGCCGGGCGAACCAGCGGTACGCGCTCATCGTTCGTGACTACCTCCGCGGGCACCCTGCCGCTGCCGCCGCGTATGCGGAGGTAAAGCGCGGGCTGGCGACGCTGGCTCCCGATAGCGATGCCTATGCGGACGCGAAGGACCCGGCCTGCGACCTCATCTATCGCGCGGCAGAGGCATGGGCAACGGAGGCGGGCTGGGAGCCATCCGATCACTCCGATTGA
- the ligA gene encoding NAD-dependent DNA ligase LigA, with amino-acid sequence MSARARPTGTARAPDERERAEAKLRVEELRSEIEHHRYRYHVLDDPEVADAEYDELMRELRELEDRFPELQTPDSPTITVGGAPADLFAPVAHRAPMLSLDNAFSFEELDAWAARIERGVGAEARYACELKIDGVACALTYERGRLAKAATRGDGRIGEDITSNVRTVQGIPRTLTVDDPPAVVEIRGEMYFPVSAFEQLNVQLLAAGGKAFANPRNAAAGSLRQKDPKVTASRPLRLWAHSFGYAEGIMFDSHLGFLDWAAKAGLPVAPTTEARDSIDGVKAFLRHWESHRHSVDWEIDGTVIKIDQTDLQRELGATSHAPRWAIAYKFPPEERTALLKKIDVHTGRTGKVTPFAVLDPVFVGGVTITYATLHNEDEVRRKDVRQGDTVIVRRAGDVIPEIVGPVLSKRKKGARRWKMPATCSSCGTSLVRPEGEADYRCPNKRGCPSQGIEWLFHFAGRGAMDIEHLGYMTVMRLLEAGLIEDPADIYALDPEKLSQLPGFKDKAITNVLTQIEASKDRPIWRLLVGLNIRHVGAHVAQVLARAFGSIDAIAAASEDEIDAVPEIGPEIAATVREWFDEEENLALIEKLRAAGVRMADERAGDEGPRPLEGQSIVLTGGLETMSREEATEFAHAAGARVASSVSKKTSFVVAGENPGSKLAKAETLGVDVIDEAEFVRRLGRS; translated from the coding sequence GTGAGCGCTCGGGCGAGGCCGACCGGCACGGCTCGGGCGCCCGACGAGCGCGAGCGGGCCGAGGCGAAGCTCCGCGTCGAGGAGCTGCGGTCCGAGATCGAGCACCACCGCTACCGCTACCACGTGCTCGACGATCCCGAGGTCGCCGACGCCGAGTACGACGAGCTGATGCGCGAGCTGCGCGAGCTCGAGGATCGATTCCCCGAGCTGCAGACGCCCGATTCGCCGACGATCACCGTGGGGGGTGCCCCCGCGGACCTGTTCGCACCGGTCGCCCATCGGGCCCCGATGCTCTCGCTCGACAACGCGTTCAGCTTCGAGGAGCTCGACGCCTGGGCGGCGCGCATCGAGCGAGGGGTCGGCGCCGAGGCCCGCTACGCGTGCGAGCTGAAGATCGACGGGGTCGCGTGCGCGCTCACGTATGAGCGGGGGCGCCTGGCGAAGGCGGCGACCCGCGGTGACGGACGCATCGGTGAGGACATCACCTCGAACGTGCGCACCGTGCAGGGCATCCCGCGCACGCTCACGGTCGACGATCCGCCAGCCGTCGTCGAGATCCGAGGCGAGATGTACTTCCCCGTCAGCGCGTTCGAGCAGCTGAACGTGCAGCTCCTGGCCGCCGGCGGCAAGGCGTTCGCGAATCCGCGCAACGCGGCCGCTGGGTCGCTTCGCCAGAAGGACCCCAAGGTGACCGCGTCGAGACCGCTGCGGCTGTGGGCACACTCGTTCGGCTATGCCGAGGGCATCATGTTCGATTCGCACCTGGGGTTCCTCGACTGGGCGGCCAAGGCCGGGCTGCCGGTCGCACCGACCACCGAGGCGCGCGACTCGATCGACGGTGTCAAGGCGTTCCTGCGGCACTGGGAGTCGCACCGGCACTCGGTGGACTGGGAGATCGACGGCACGGTGATCAAGATCGACCAGACCGACCTGCAGCGCGAGCTGGGTGCCACGAGCCACGCCCCGCGCTGGGCGATCGCGTACAAGTTCCCGCCCGAGGAGCGGACCGCGTTGCTGAAGAAGATCGACGTGCACACGGGGCGCACTGGCAAGGTCACGCCGTTCGCCGTGCTCGACCCCGTGTTCGTCGGCGGCGTGACGATCACCTACGCCACGCTGCACAACGAGGACGAGGTGCGGCGAAAGGACGTCCGGCAGGGCGACACGGTGATCGTCCGGCGCGCCGGCGACGTGATCCCCGAGATCGTCGGGCCGGTGCTCTCGAAGCGGAAGAAGGGTGCCCGGCGGTGGAAGATGCCGGCGACCTGCTCCTCGTGCGGCACGTCGCTCGTGCGGCCCGAGGGCGAGGCCGACTACCGCTGCCCGAACAAACGGGGGTGTCCGTCGCAGGGCATCGAGTGGTTGTTCCACTTCGCCGGTCGCGGCGCGATGGACATCGAGCACCTCGGGTACATGACCGTGATGCGTCTGCTGGAGGCCGGGCTGATCGAGGATCCCGCCGACATCTACGCCCTCGACCCCGAGAAGCTCTCCCAGCTGCCCGGGTTCAAGGACAAGGCGATCACGAACGTGCTGACGCAGATCGAAGCGTCGAAGGATCGACCGATCTGGCGGCTGCTCGTGGGTCTCAACATCCGCCACGTCGGCGCGCACGTCGCGCAGGTGCTCGCTCGCGCGTTCGGCTCGATCGACGCGATCGCGGCCGCGAGCGAGGACGAGATCGACGCCGTGCCCGAGATCGGCCCCGAGATCGCGGCGACGGTGCGTGAGTGGTTCGACGAGGAGGAGAACCTCGCGCTGATCGAGAAGCTGCGGGCCGCCGGCGTCCGCATGGCCGACGAGCGTGCGGGCGACGAGGGTCCGAGGCCGCTCGAGGGGCAGTCGATCGTGCTCACCGGCGGGCTCGAGACGATGAGCCGCGAGGAGGCGACCGAGTTCGCGCATGCCGCCGGCGCCAGGGTGGCCTCGAGCGTCTCGAAGAAGACCTCATTCGTCGTGGCCGGGGAGAACCCGGGCTCGAAGCTCGCGAAGGCGGAGACGCTCGGCGTCGACGTGATCGACGAGGCCGAGTTCGTGCGCCGCCTCGGCCGGAGCTGA
- a CDS encoding DUF4328 domain-containing protein, with product MASAFGTTYRFREPGAPGRAARWACLASAAILSITGIVAITRGASDAEWQVRLFLPPEGSSAQPAFSTFYPGAIGTVVWIGSLAFLATAVCWLVWQARAHENVWAVPGLPAPTRKPGMAVIWWFIPFANLVMPYVCVRELSTISAARAGSTPRRGLHVVWWALFLAAVVASIVAAIWPWVLIVARVAEAGDQVRGTTYVVDLSPVAWGIGVWHLFLAAAGLAGAGVVGDIERHQGSIDAGTAGGPAGSAPFPAGPDGLAPPRPDLD from the coding sequence ATGGCGAGCGCGTTCGGCACGACGTACCGGTTCCGAGAGCCGGGTGCCCCCGGGCGGGCGGCGAGATGGGCATGCCTCGCGAGCGCGGCCATCCTGTCGATCACGGGCATCGTGGCCATCACGCGAGGGGCCTCCGATGCCGAGTGGCAGGTGCGCCTCTTCCTGCCCCCCGAGGGGTCGTCGGCCCAGCCGGCGTTCTCGACCTTCTATCCCGGCGCGATCGGCACGGTGGTGTGGATCGGCAGCCTTGCGTTCCTCGCGACCGCCGTGTGCTGGCTCGTCTGGCAGGCGCGGGCCCACGAGAACGTCTGGGCCGTGCCCGGTCTTCCCGCCCCCACCCGCAAACCCGGCATGGCCGTGATCTGGTGGTTCATCCCCTTCGCGAACCTGGTGATGCCCTACGTGTGTGTGCGTGAGCTCTCGACGATCTCCGCCGCGCGGGCCGGGTCGACGCCTCGGCGTGGGCTGCACGTGGTCTGGTGGGCGCTGTTCCTGGCGGCCGTGGTCGCGAGCATCGTCGCGGCCATCTGGCCGTGGGTGCTGATCGTCGCTCGGGTGGCGGAGGCCGGCGACCAGGTCCGCGGCACCACCTACGTCGTCGATCTCTCGCCGGTCGCATGGGGGATCGGGGTCTGGCACCTCTTCCTTGCGGCCGCGGGGCTCGCCGGAGCGGGTGTCGTCGGCGACATCGAGCGTCACCAGGGCTCGATCGACGCCGGCACCGCGGGCGGTCCAGCCGGATCGGCGCCGTTCCCGGCGGGGCCGGACGGCCTCGCACCGCCGCGCCCGGACCTCGACTGA
- a CDS encoding GNAT family N-acetyltransferase, with the protein MPDNPNLCFALRSAATEDRPFLVEMARQVCTLEGQPLAAADDPQVVAFLPDSMDAAVVAVDRSERRLGAVWWVLREPPLLRDPKGKPLPELAIAVVEDQRGRGIGRALLDALVARARGHFPALALNVHLLNPAVRLYIRAGFKVAAAGRGWYGVAMSLPFDS; encoded by the coding sequence ATGCCGGATAACCCGAATCTCTGCTTCGCCCTGCGGTCGGCCGCCACTGAAGATCGCCCGTTCCTCGTCGAGATGGCCCGGCAGGTCTGCACGCTCGAAGGTCAGCCGCTGGCTGCTGCAGACGATCCCCAGGTCGTGGCGTTCCTGCCCGATTCGATGGATGCGGCGGTTGTCGCTGTGGACAGGAGCGAACGGCGCCTCGGCGCGGTCTGGTGGGTGCTGCGCGAACCGCCGCTGCTACGCGATCCGAAGGGGAAGCCGCTCCCGGAGTTGGCGATAGCCGTCGTCGAGGACCAGCGCGGAAGGGGAATCGGTCGGGCGCTGCTCGACGCGCTCGTGGCGCGAGCGCGCGGCCATTTTCCCGCGTTGGCGTTGAACGTGCACCTTCTCAACCCCGCCGTCCGACTCTACATCCGGGCAGGTTTCAAGGTCGCCGCAGCAGGACGAGGGTGGTACGGAGTCGCCATGAGTCTGCCCTTCGACTCATAG
- the gatA gene encoding Asp-tRNA(Asn)/Glu-tRNA(Gln) amidotransferase subunit GatA — protein MTELCDRTGTELSAALRDGEISAVALAESAIARREAFDDRVAAFLTPTPEVALERAEAFDTYLATGAPQSGVAGMPLALKDVFTTKGIRTTCGSKILDDYVPPYDASAWTRLSGGGSVLVGKTNCDEFAMGSSNENSAFGPVHNPWALETVPGGSSGGSAAAVASGMAVWALGTDTGGSVRQPASLSGVVGLKPTYGRISRYGLIAFASSLDTVGTFTRSVRDAATLLGVMAGKDRHDATSLDADVPDYAQGLEAGVQGLRIGVLAEAFGEGVEPDVAASVHAGVDRLAGLGAEVGEASLPHAEYALSAYYLIAPSEASSNLARYDGVRYGLRVDGDDSIEMMFRTRGAGFGPEVKRRIMLGTYALSAGYYEAYYGQAQKVRTLILQDYAAAFERFDVLVSPTSPTTAFPIGAKADDPLAMYLNDIFTIPANLGGVPAISVPCGLDANGLPIGLQLTAPALEESTLFRAAHTLESDLGLDLRPPLLAAA, from the coding sequence GTGACCGAGCTCTGCGATCGCACGGGCACGGAGCTCTCCGCGGCCCTGCGTGACGGTGAGATCTCCGCGGTCGCCCTCGCGGAGTCGGCGATCGCTCGCCGCGAGGCATTCGACGATCGCGTGGCCGCGTTCCTCACGCCGACACCCGAGGTCGCGCTCGAGCGGGCGGAGGCGTTCGACACGTACCTCGCGACCGGCGCGCCGCAATCGGGCGTGGCCGGGATGCCACTCGCACTGAAGGACGTCTTCACCACGAAGGGCATCCGAACGACGTGCGGCTCGAAGATCCTCGACGACTACGTGCCGCCCTACGACGCGTCGGCCTGGACCAGGCTGTCGGGCGGCGGCTCGGTGCTCGTCGGCAAGACGAACTGCGACGAGTTCGCCATGGGCTCCTCGAACGAGAACTCGGCGTTCGGTCCCGTGCACAATCCCTGGGCACTCGAGACCGTGCCGGGCGGGTCGAGCGGGGGCAGCGCGGCGGCCGTCGCGAGCGGCATGGCCGTGTGGGCGCTCGGCACCGACACCGGCGGTTCGGTGCGTCAGCCCGCCTCGCTCAGCGGGGTCGTCGGGCTGAAGCCGACCTACGGGCGCATCAGCCGGTACGGCCTGATCGCGTTCGCCTCGTCGCTCGACACCGTCGGCACGTTCACGAGGAGCGTGCGCGACGCCGCGACGCTGCTCGGCGTGATGGCCGGGAAGGATCGCCACGACGCGACGAGCCTCGACGCCGATGTGCCCGACTACGCGCAGGGCCTCGAAGCCGGGGTTCAGGGCCTGCGGATCGGCGTGCTCGCCGAGGCCTTCGGCGAGGGCGTGGAGCCCGACGTCGCCGCGTCGGTGCACGCGGGCGTCGATCGCCTCGCCGGGCTCGGCGCCGAGGTGGGCGAGGCGTCGCTGCCGCACGCGGAGTATGCGCTCAGCGCCTACTACCTGATCGCGCCGAGCGAGGCGTCGTCGAACCTCGCCCGGTACGACGGCGTGCGTTACGGCCTGCGCGTCGACGGCGACGACTCGATCGAGATGATGTTCCGCACGCGCGGCGCCGGGTTCGGCCCCGAGGTGAAGCGGCGCATCATGCTCGGCACGTACGCCCTCTCGGCCGGCTACTACGAGGCCTATTACGGCCAGGCCCAGAAGGTGCGTACGCTGATCCTGCAGGACTACGCTGCGGCCTTCGAGCGGTTCGACGTGCTCGTCTCGCCGACGTCGCCGACGACCGCGTTCCCGATCGGGGCGAAGGCCGACGACCCGTTGGCGATGTACCTGAACGACATCTTCACGATCCCGGCGAACCTGGGAGGCGTGCCGGCGATCAGTGTGCCGTGCGGGCTCGACGCGAACGGACTGCCGATCGGTCTGCAGCTCACCGCGCCGGCGCTCGAGGAATCCACCCTGTTCCGGGCCGCACACACGCTGGAGTCAGACCTCGGGCTGGACCTCCGGCCCCCGCTCCTCGCAGCCGCCTGA
- a CDS encoding nuclear transport factor 2 family protein, which produces MSNERTPHIPLRVLNGFNDHDIDAIMANFAEGCVFESPRGPDPWGRRFVGRAEVRRGLAARFEGIPDVHYGEDDHFATGSRGVSEWTITGTEVGGDRIEVRGCDLWTFGDDGLIVKKDSFWKRREP; this is translated from the coding sequence ATGTCGAACGAGCGAACCCCCCACATCCCTCTGCGGGTGCTGAACGGGTTCAACGACCACGACATCGATGCGATCATGGCGAACTTCGCCGAGGGCTGCGTCTTCGAGTCTCCTCGTGGCCCGGACCCGTGGGGGCGCAGGTTCGTCGGTAGAGCAGAGGTTCGTCGTGGACTGGCAGCTCGCTTCGAGGGGATCCCCGACGTCCACTACGGTGAGGACGATCACTTCGCGACCGGATCGCGCGGGGTCTCCGAGTGGACGATCACGGGCACCGAGGTCGGCGGAGATCGGATCGAGGTTCGGGGTTGCGACCTCTGGACCTTCGGCGATGACGGTCTCATCGTCAAGAAGGACAGCTTCTGGAAGCGCCGCGAACCCTAG